The Prinia subflava isolate CZ2003 ecotype Zambia chromosome 13, Cam_Psub_1.2, whole genome shotgun sequence genome contains a region encoding:
- the LOC134557695 gene encoding LOW QUALITY PROTEIN: pyruvate dehydrogenase [acetyl-transferring]-phosphatase 2, mitochondrial-like (The sequence of the model RefSeq protein was modified relative to this genomic sequence to represent the inferred CDS: deleted 1 base in 1 codon) → MMSRTVSSWILSSARSSIILRGKGRWSSICIPNKNKIKWKLLFSKTCPYPAGSCSLDRTFSFPKAFQHTSTEEEHFSFQLSPAQINDVLRARELSHRTLDLNGKSANSVLRFESNQLASNSPMEDRRSAATCLQTAGMMFGVFDGHAGAACAQAVSERLLHYIAVSLMPRQSLEEIELAVEAMKPVRPILQWHRHPSDGEYQEITSQYFENLHVYWQHLLDLDTELGFSLEEAMICAFKRLDSDISLDVQAPQENELMRNIALQVAFSGATACVARIDSVHLHVANTGDCRAVLGVREEDGTWSTLPLTQDHNAYDEFEIRRLKREHPRSEEKTLFVNDRLLGILMPSRAFEDVQLKWSKELQHSILENSCDVEALNIYQYVPPNYHTPPYLTAEPEVTYHKLRSKDKFLVIASDGLWEILSNEKVVKLVAGHLTELNMQKSPLTFKKPVNLGYMHNLLLQRKSKGLASLDQNIATHLIRHAIGGNEYGEVDPEKLAAMLSLPEDLARMYRDDITVTVVYFNSETIEDYYRNHK, encoded by the exons ATGATGTCAAGAACTGTATCATCCTGGATTTTAAGCTCAGCCAGAAGCAGCATTATTTTACGAGGGAAAGGACGTTGGTCCTCCATCTGTATCCCAAAT AAAAACAAGATCAAATGGAAGCTTCTTTTCTCCAAAACATGTCCCtaccctgctgggagctgcagcttaGACAGaactttctcctttcccaaagcATTCCAACACACTTCCACCGaagaagaacatttttctttccagttgtCTCCGGCACAAATCAACGACGTGCTCAGAGCACGTGAACTATCCCACAGAACACTGGATTTGAATGGCAAGAGCGCAAATTCCGTGCTGAGGTTTGAAAGCAACCAGCTGGCCTCCAACAGCCCCATGGAGGACCGGCGGAGTGCAGCCACGTGCCTACAGACGGCGGGGATGATGTTTGGGGTGTTCGACGGCCATGCAGGTGCCGCCTGCGCCCAGGCCGTGAGCGAGAGGCTGCTGCACTACATCGCCGTGTCCCTCATGCCCCGCCAGAGCCTGGAGGAGATCGAGCTGGCTGTGGAGGCCATGAAACCAGTGCGGCCCAtcctgcagtggcacaggcaTCCCAGCGATGGGGAGTACCAGGAAATCACCTCGCAGTACTTCGAGAACCTCCACGTTTACTGGCAGCACTTGCTGGACCTGGACACTGAGCTGGGGTTTAGTTTGGAAGAAGCCATGATTTGTGCATTCAAAAGGTTAGACTCAGACATATCACTGGATGTTCAGGCTCCTCAGGAAAATGAGTTGATGAGAAATATTGCCCTGCAAGTAGCTTTTTCTGGTGCAACAGCCTGTGTAGCTCGCATTGACAGTGTTCACCTACATGTGGCAAACACTGGTGATTGCAGAGCAGTTTTAGGGGTCCGTGAGGAAGATGGAACGTGGTCTACTCTCCCTCTAACCCAAGACCACAATGCCTATGATGAATTTGAAATTAGAAGATTGAAGAGAGAACATCCTAGATCTGAGGAGAAAACCCTATTTGTGAATGACAGATTACTGGGGATTCTTATGCCCTCCAGAGCTTTTGAAGATGTCCAATTAAAATGGAGCAAAGAATTGCAACACAGCATTCTTGAGAACAGCTGTGATGTTGAGGCTCTAAACATTTATCAGTACGTTCCTCCAAACTACCATACACCCCCTTATTTAACTGCAGAGCCTGAAGTCACATACCACAAGTTAAGAAGCAAGGATAAGTTTCTCGTTATTGCTTCGGATGGGCTGTGGGAGATACTGAGTAATGAGAAGGTTGTAAAACTTGTTGCTGGCCACCTTACAGAGCTCAACATGCAGAAATCACCACTGACTTTTAAGAAACCAGTTAATTTGGGTTACATGCACAACTTgttgctgcagaggaagagcaaaggcCTGGCCTCCCTGGACCAGAACATCGCCACCCATCTGATCCGGCACGCCATCGGCGGCAACGAGTACGGCGAGGTGGACCCAGAGAAGCTGGCTGCCATGCTGAGCCTGCCCGAGGACCTGGCCAGGATGTACAGGGACGACATCACAGTCACCGTGGTGTACTTCAACTCAGAAACCATTGAAGATTACTACAGGAACCACAAGTAG